In one Lolium rigidum isolate FL_2022 chromosome 3, APGP_CSIRO_Lrig_0.1, whole genome shotgun sequence genomic region, the following are encoded:
- the LOC124694321 gene encoding E3 ubiquitin-protein ligase SINA-like 10 yields MAKFSFADAADEDHPPAPAPAADTADAGGVAKRKRDGDGGPDDGAVSGGSTSKARKLDGVGGERALAGDGGCGREVRRVGGDGDAGISMRVDPDLLDCSICFEPLCPPLYQCQNGHVACISCWSRLNNKCHVCSNNAIFTRNIALEKIVESVKSSCAYAKWGCCNLVSYAQRSTHEEACLFAPSTCPIPGCGYRGFTGCWSGHFLVDHSADFLHFVYDQHFEVNLEVSLPFLVLLGEDDHLFLLLNKNMMPFGHAFTVVCLRTGNLNWKFSYEIKAASKGNSENSLQLRASVTNTKEWGGVHPAEAFLLVPYDFCGSASLTLDVSVARSACV; encoded by the exons ATGGCCAAGTTCTCCTTCGCCGACGCTGCCGACGAAGACCAtcctcccgctcccgctcccgccgcCGACACCGCTGACGCCGGGGGCGTCGCCAAGAGGAAGCGTGACGGCGACGGCGGCCCTGACGACGGCGCGGTCAGTGGTGGATCAACCTCCAAGGCCCGGAAATTGGATGGCGTCGGCGGGGAGCGGGCACTGGCGGGGGACGGCGGGTGCGGTCGGGAGGTGCGGAGGGTCGGCGGGGACGGCGACGCGGGGATCAGCATGCGGGTCGACCCCGACTTGCTCGACTGTTCCATCTGCTTCGAGCCCCTCTGCCCTCCGCTGTACCAG TGCCAAAATGGCCATGTTGCATGCATCTCCTGCTGGTCAAGGCTCAACAACAAGTGCCATGTCTGTTCTAACAACGCTATCTTCACGCGAAACATCGCGCTGGAAAAGATTGTTGAGTCCGTCAAGTCCTCCTGCGCATACGCCAAGTGGGGCTGCTGCAACCTGGTTAGCTATGCACAGAGAAGCACCCACGAAGAAGCCTGCCTCTTTGCTCCTTCGACATGCCCTATTCCTGGATGTGGATATAGAGGCTTCACTGGATGTTGGTCAGGTCACTTCCTTGTCGACCATAGTGCTGATTTCTTGCATTTCGTCTACGACCAgcacttcgaagtgaatctggagGTGTCCCTGCCTTTTCTAGTTCTTCTTGGAGAGGACGATCACCTCTTCCTGCTCCTGAACAAGAACATGATGCCCTTCGGGCATGCATTTACGGTAGTTTGTCTGAGGACCGGTAATCTGAATTGGAAATTCTCCTACGAAATTAAAGCGGCTAGTAAGGGGAACTCTGAAAATTCCCTGCAGCTGAGGGCTTCTGTCACAAATACAAAGGAGTGGGGTGGTGTGCACCCTGCAGAAGCATTTCTTCTTGTTCCATATGATTTCTGCGGTTCTGCTAGCCTAACACTCGATGTCTCTGTTGCGAGGTCTGCTTGTGTATGA
- the LOC124694563 gene encoding branched-chain amino acid aminotransferase 2, chloroplastic-like encodes MPALSHKSHTPVACQASLATKYMETPEIVDLDWENLGFALVNTDFMYMAKCGPDGNFSKGEMVPFGPIALSPSAGVLNYGQGLFEGLKAYRKTDGSVLLFRPEENAIRMINGSDRMCMPAPTVEQFVDAVKLTVLANKRWVPPTGKGSLYIRPLLIGSGAILGLAPAPEYTFIIYVSPVGNYFKEGLAPINLIIEDNFHRAAPGGTGGVKTIGNYASVLKAQRTAKEKGYSDVLYLDAVHNKYLEEVSSCNIFVVKGNTICTPALEGTILPGITRKSIIEVAESKGYKVEERPVSVDELVAADEVFCTGTAVVVSPVGSITYLGKRVEYEGNQGVGAVSQQLYTSLTSLQMGLAEDRMGWTVQLN; translated from the exons ATGCCAGCCCTTAGTCACAAGTCTCATACCCCAGTGGCATGCCAAGCTTCTCTAGCGACCAAATACAT GGAGACACCTGAGATAGTTGACTTGGACTGGGAGAACCTCGGCTTTGCTCTTGTCAATACCGACTTTATGTACATGGCGAAATGCGGCCCTGATGGAAACTTTTCCAAAGGAGAGATGGTGCCGTTTGGACCTATAGCACTGAGCCCTTCTGCTGGAGTCTTAAATTATGGACAG GGGTTGTTTGAGGGCCTAAAAGCATATAGGAAGACTGATGGGTCTGTCCTGTTATTTCGTCCGGAGGAGAATGCCATAAGGATGATAAATGGTTCAGATAGGATGTGCATGCCTGCGCCAACTGTTGAGCAATTCGTGGATGCAGTCAAACTAACCGTTCTGGCAAATAAAAGATGG GTGCCTCCTACTGGTAAAGGCTCTCTGTATATTAGGCCACTACTTATTGGAAGCGGGGCTATTCTTGGTCTTGCACCTGCTCCTGAGTACACTTTTATTATTTATGTATCCCCTGTTGGGAACTATTTCAAG GAAGGTTTagctcctattaatttgattatcgaaGACAACTTCCACCGTGCTGCCCCCGGTGGAACTGGAGGCGTGAAAACCATTGGAAACTATGCCTCG GTGCTGAAAGCGCAGAGAACCGCAAAGGAGAAAGGATATTCTGATGTCCTCTATttagacgctgtccacaacaaataTCTGGAAGAAGTTTCTTCATGCAATATTTTTgttgtgaaa GGCAATACTATTTGTACTCCAGCATTAGAAGGAACGATACTGCCTGGTATAACAAGGAAGAGTATCATCGAAGTTGCTGAGAGCAAAGgctacaag GTGGAGGAACGCCCCGTTTCAGTAGATGAATTGGTTGCTGCTGATGAAGTTTTCTGCACGGGAACAGCGGTTGTGGTTTCTCCTGTGGGGAGCATCACGTATCTAGGGAAAAG gGTAGAGTACGAGGGCAACCAAGGAGTCGGTGCGGTGTCGCAGCAGCTGTATACCTCGCTGACGAGCCTCCAGATGGGCCTTGCAGAAGATCGGATGGGCTGGACTGTGCAACTGAATTAG